The proteins below are encoded in one region of Anaerosporomusa subterranea:
- a CDS encoding ArsR/SmtB family transcription factor: protein MEKQDCGYDLCEQLCEHPQTICLARRELLPEETVIRLAEVFKILGDPTRVNILSVLATREMCVCDLAAALSMGQSAISHQLRILRGARLVKYRKEGKEAWYSLDDDHVVSLMKQALEHLGHGE, encoded by the coding sequence ATGGAAAAGCAAGACTGCGGCTATGATCTTTGTGAACAACTTTGCGAGCATCCACAGACCATCTGTTTGGCTAGACGCGAGCTTTTGCCAGAGGAGACGGTGATTCGTCTGGCGGAGGTATTTAAGATACTTGGCGATCCGACCCGGGTCAATATTTTATCAGTCCTAGCCACACGCGAAATGTGTGTGTGTGATCTGGCTGCGGCGCTGTCTATGGGGCAGTCAGCCATCTCGCACCAATTACGGATTTTACGGGGCGCTCGGTTGGTGAAGTATCGCAAAGAAGGTAAAGAAGCCTGGTATTCACTTGATGACGATCATGTCGTTAGCTTGATGAAACAAGCGCTTGAACATCTTGGACACGGGGAGTGA
- a CDS encoding sugar phosphate isomerase/epimerase family protein, whose amino-acid sequence MKIGFNEATTMKRSTLALDLELADRHGYDLIEIRLDKLKQYLSEHDIGELAAFFDDHYLKPYTFNALEFITFRDKAGYSQIKSDLDLLCTAGKKVGCDTIIVVPTFDIVDKTIREIRRESISVLNDLADTAERHDIRLAYEFVGYPNCSVNTFGQCYEIIHELNRDSVGLVLDCFHFHVMNSRWEDLEQADAKKIFVLHVDDSEDLPPGILRDQHRLWPGDGVVPLDRILRILRKNGYDGAASVELFRPEYWNWDVEQAIRVGKEKTLKVLAEVY is encoded by the coding sequence GTGAAAATCGGATTCAATGAAGCCACCACCATGAAGCGCTCAACATTGGCGCTGGATTTGGAACTGGCCGACCGGCATGGCTATGATCTGATTGAAATTAGATTAGACAAATTGAAGCAATACTTGTCAGAACACGACATTGGCGAACTGGCAGCATTTTTTGACGATCATTATTTGAAACCATACACTTTCAATGCACTCGAATTTATCACCTTTCGCGATAAAGCTGGCTATAGCCAGATCAAAAGCGATCTTGACCTGCTGTGTACTGCTGGCAAGAAGGTAGGTTGCGATACAATCATCGTCGTGCCGACCTTTGATATTGTCGATAAGACAATCCGCGAAATCCGACGAGAGTCAATCAGTGTGCTGAATGATTTAGCGGACACAGCTGAACGGCATGACATAAGATTAGCCTATGAGTTTGTCGGTTATCCCAACTGTTCTGTTAATACGTTTGGGCAATGCTATGAGATTATTCATGAGCTGAATCGTGACAGCGTGGGCTTGGTGCTGGACTGTTTTCACTTTCACGTGATGAATTCACGCTGGGAGGACCTTGAACAGGCTGACGCTAAGAAGATCTTCGTACTGCATGTCGATGACAGCGAAGATCTTCCGCCAGGGATTCTACGTGATCAGCACCGCCTCTGGCCAGGAGACGGAGTCGTTCCGCTTGACAGGATCCTGCGTATTTTACGCAAGAATGGATATGACGGGGCTGCTTCGGTCGAATTGTTCCGACCGGAGTATTGGAATTGGGATGTTGAACAGGCAATCCGGGTTGGCAAGGAAAAAACTCTGAAAGTACTTGCTGAAGTATATTAG
- a CDS encoding ABC transporter permease produces the protein MRDFGTIHSCNKASLHSSEIHPHGTAIGTDCCSRLRLPVAVVLWPLLLVLKVSLTNDQGVFSLSGLTTIFQNAFYLETLWNSLKLGAVTAIASTLIGYIFAYAITRTTMPLKGFFRMIATLPIISPPFVLSLSVIFLFGRQGLIVNNLLGLQDFDVYGLPSLALVQILSSFPIAYLTLAGILETIDPAVEDAAYNLGAKRGYIFRTVTLPLSLPGIASAILLVFVNSLQDFGNPMVLGGNFSTLAVQAYLEITGSYNLQVGSILAVTLLVPSLIAFFLQRYWLGKKCYVTVSGKPSYERKLISDVLIVRTLFALCLFFTASVLLFYGTVLYGSFVKIWGVNHTLTLDNYRFVLDLGFDPLKNSLYLSLIATPVGGILGMIIAFLVVRKRFLGRRAMESISLFTFAVPGTIVGIGYILAFNEPPLALNGTAALIIIAFLFRNMPVAIESGTSALLQIDPCIEEASTSLGAGSFTTFRRITLPLIKSAFFSGLVYEFVRAMTAVSAVIFLISAQWNLVTIAILSHVQLSRYSSAAAYVMILIVFIIAAIKALEYLVGLMGRKNYG, from the coding sequence GTGCGCGATTTTGGAACTATCCACTCTTGCAACAAAGCCAGCCTGCACTCGTCCGAAATCCATCCGCATGGAACCGCTATTGGCACTGACTGTTGCAGCCGTCTGCGCCTGCCTGTTGCTGTTGTGCTTTGGCCATTGTTGCTAGTGCTCAAGGTTAGCCTGACGAACGACCAAGGCGTCTTCAGTCTAAGCGGACTAACGACGATCTTCCAAAACGCGTTTTACCTTGAAACGCTTTGGAACAGTCTGAAGTTAGGGGCTGTCACCGCAATCGCTTCTACTTTGATCGGCTATATCTTCGCTTATGCGATCACCCGTACGACTATGCCGCTTAAAGGCTTTTTTCGTATGATTGCGACCTTGCCGATTATTTCGCCGCCGTTTGTTTTGTCCTTGTCAGTGATCTTCCTCTTCGGTCGTCAGGGTCTGATCGTTAATAATCTGCTTGGCTTGCAGGATTTTGACGTCTACGGCTTACCCAGCCTTGCCCTGGTTCAGATACTTTCGAGCTTTCCGATCGCGTATCTGACGCTTGCAGGTATACTGGAGACCATCGATCCCGCCGTAGAGGATGCTGCCTACAATCTTGGCGCGAAACGGGGCTATATCTTCCGGACAGTTACTTTGCCGCTGTCTCTGCCAGGGATCGCCAGTGCCATTCTATTGGTATTTGTTAACTCTTTGCAGGATTTTGGCAATCCAATGGTCTTGGGAGGGAATTTTTCTACCTTGGCAGTTCAAGCCTATCTGGAGATTACAGGTTCCTATAATCTGCAGGTAGGATCTATCCTTGCCGTCACCTTGCTAGTACCATCCCTCATCGCTTTCTTCTTGCAAAGATACTGGCTGGGCAAGAAATGCTATGTGACGGTATCAGGCAAACCATCCTATGAACGGAAACTGATCAGCGATGTCCTAATCGTGCGCACGCTATTCGCCCTTTGTCTTTTCTTCACCGCTTCAGTCTTGTTATTTTACGGGACGGTGCTCTACGGATCGTTCGTAAAAATATGGGGCGTTAATCACACGCTTACTCTCGATAACTACCGGTTTGTCCTTGATCTGGGTTTCGATCCGTTGAAGAATTCACTATATCTATCGCTAATAGCGACCCCGGTAGGCGGTATTCTCGGCATGATCATCGCTTTCCTCGTGGTTCGCAAGCGTTTCCTGGGACGGAGGGCGATGGAGTCCATTTCATTATTTACCTTCGCCGTGCCTGGCACAATTGTTGGTATTGGCTATATCCTTGCTTTTAATGAACCTCCTTTGGCGCTGAATGGAACTGCCGCGTTAATTATTATCGCGTTCCTGTTCCGCAACATGCCTGTGGCGATCGAATCCGGCACATCTGCGCTATTGCAGATCGATCCCTGTATTGAGGAAGCATCAACCAGTCTCGGGGCCGGCAGTTTCACCACTTTCCGCCGCATTACGTTGCCGTTAATTAAATCCGCATTCTTCTCCGGACTTGTTTATGAGTTCGTACGGGCGATGACTGCAGTCAGCGCCGTCATCTTCCTAATCTCCGCCCAATGGAATCTGGTAACGATTGCGATACTTTCCCATGTGCAACTCAGCCGGTACAGCTCAGCAGCCGCGTATGTGATGATTTTGATCGTCTTTATCATCGCAGCCATCAAAGCGCTAGAGTACTTGGTTGGCCTCATGGGCAGGAAAAACTACGGTTAG
- the iolM gene encoding scyllo-inosose 3-dehydrogenase has product MKAVVLRGDWEPKPEFRLGPKDIDQKQTYLGSKVWRNPCLGIEEVNIPEPGPGEVLIEVKACGICGSDVHMAQPDADGYIWYPGLTGFPAVLGHEFAGIVKKAGPGAVNKRTNKPFSGGEYVCAEEMLWCARCQPCADGYPNHCEHLDELGFNVDGAFARYIVVPDRVVWSLESLKKLYPGNDLFLAGSLVEPTSVAYNAVVQRAGGIKPGDNVVICGGGPVGLAACAILKSMGAARVILSEPEAGRAAIGRALGADFVVNPLTENFVERVLELTDGYGAKLYLEATGLPTIVYPLIEQCIWDGRTLNSTIVVVARADAKMPVTGEVLQVRRAQIVGAQGHSGEGTFPRVIEAMASGMNMLPMITKKITLDQVPEHIISLRTDRSECKITCLMD; this is encoded by the coding sequence ATGAAAGCAGTAGTCTTGCGGGGAGATTGGGAGCCTAAACCGGAGTTTCGGCTAGGGCCGAAAGACATCGATCAGAAACAAACCTATCTGGGGAGCAAAGTGTGGCGAAATCCCTGCCTCGGCATCGAAGAGGTCAATATTCCAGAGCCTGGTCCGGGTGAAGTTCTGATCGAGGTGAAAGCCTGCGGTATTTGCGGCAGTGATGTGCATATGGCCCAGCCTGACGCTGACGGCTATATCTGGTATCCGGGTTTAACCGGCTTTCCCGCTGTGCTAGGGCATGAGTTTGCCGGTATTGTGAAAAAAGCAGGTCCGGGAGCGGTCAATAAGCGCACGAACAAGCCTTTTAGCGGCGGTGAATATGTATGCGCTGAAGAAATGCTATGGTGTGCTCGCTGTCAGCCTTGTGCCGATGGTTATCCCAACCATTGCGAGCATCTAGATGAACTTGGTTTCAACGTGGATGGAGCCTTTGCCCGCTATATCGTGGTGCCGGATCGAGTAGTCTGGTCGCTTGAATCGCTCAAGAAGCTGTATCCGGGCAATGATTTGTTCTTAGCCGGCAGTCTGGTCGAACCGACCTCGGTCGCTTACAACGCAGTCGTCCAGCGCGCTGGCGGCATAAAACCAGGCGATAATGTGGTTATCTGTGGCGGCGGGCCGGTTGGCTTAGCGGCGTGCGCTATCCTAAAAAGCATGGGCGCAGCGCGGGTCATCCTATCTGAGCCGGAAGCAGGGCGGGCTGCGATTGGCCGGGCCTTGGGAGCCGATTTTGTCGTAAATCCCTTAACAGAAAACTTTGTTGAACGAGTCCTGGAATTGACAGATGGTTATGGCGCCAAGTTGTATCTCGAAGCAACTGGTTTGCCAACTATAGTTTATCCACTGATCGAGCAATGCATCTGGGATGGGCGTACTCTGAATAGCACTATTGTCGTGGTTGCCCGGGCTGACGCTAAGATGCCGGTAACTGGTGAAGTCCTGCAAGTGCGCCGGGCCCAGATCGTCGGCGCCCAGGGGCACTCTGGCGAAGGTACATTCCCGCGGGTGATCGAGGCGATGGCGTCTGGCATGAATATGTTGCCAATGATTACAAAGAAAATTACTCTCGATCAAGTGCCAGAACATATCATTTCGCTCCGGACTGACCGTTCGGAATGCAAGATTACCTGTTTGATGGACTAA
- the iolN gene encoding 3-dehydro-scyllo-inosose hydrolase yields MEQKRWLLTEDPAIIFEDNSVGRLKKQLWDASEAEIDAVLAEYGIPAESELGKAGSYIQNTPRSKVIEKRRKNDIVFLPIGCTENHGVHANSGLDTFMVTQILEGLRRYTATQGREVSLAFPPLNYGGHPYHHLGMPGTVIMPKEVVEETLIYTMLGLWNDGFRKIIMINNHGHLWMLESAIQEFMKRFQLPGIFQVLDWHRAVREFFYPVAREGNLETHFIHADEAETSVGLLMFPDMIDMSVVQDAEGESFLPDGHFDKSVEPFRRPHRWSEGEGHAAIERAATPQGVVGKPSIATAGKAKRPIAAILRYLTLVHDQILEAFPAGTVPPVEKTTLRTEAEMKPFLQEPFSEGWKSVYELTPMGVFQKL; encoded by the coding sequence ATGGAACAAAAACGCTGGCTACTAACTGAAGATCCGGCGATTATTTTTGAAGATAATTCGGTCGGCAGACTGAAAAAGCAGCTTTGGGATGCTTCTGAGGCGGAAATCGACGCGGTACTAGCTGAATACGGAATTCCAGCTGAGTCCGAATTGGGCAAGGCTGGAAGCTACATTCAGAACACGCCGCGGAGCAAGGTGATTGAGAAGCGCCGCAAGAATGATATCGTCTTTTTACCGATTGGCTGCACGGAAAACCACGGCGTTCATGCCAATAGCGGACTTGATACCTTCATGGTAACGCAAATTCTGGAGGGACTGCGCCGTTACACTGCCACGCAAGGGCGGGAGGTAAGCCTGGCATTCCCACCGCTGAATTACGGCGGACACCCCTACCACCACTTAGGCATGCCAGGAACAGTGATTATGCCCAAAGAAGTTGTCGAGGAAACCCTAATCTATACCATGCTGGGCTTATGGAATGACGGTTTCCGCAAAATCATTATGATCAATAACCACGGGCATCTGTGGATGTTGGAATCAGCTATCCAAGAATTCATGAAGCGCTTCCAACTACCTGGCATCTTCCAAGTGCTCGACTGGCACCGGGCTGTTCGGGAGTTCTTCTACCCGGTTGCTCGGGAAGGCAATCTAGAGACACACTTTATTCATGCTGACGAAGCAGAGACCTCGGTCGGGCTGTTAATGTTCCCTGACATGATCGATATGAGCGTAGTGCAAGACGCCGAAGGAGAGTCTTTCCTGCCTGACGGACACTTTGATAAATCGGTCGAGCCATTTCGCCGACCACACCGCTGGTCAGAAGGTGAAGGCCACGCAGCCATTGAACGTGCGGCAACACCTCAGGGGGTTGTCGGCAAACCGAGCATTGCTACCGCCGGAAAAGCTAAGCGGCCGATTGCAGCCATCCTGCGCTATTTGACGCTGGTGCACGACCAAATCCTCGAGGCATTCCCGGCTGGAACAGTGCCGCCGGTAGAGAAGACTACCCTTCGGACAGAAGCAGAAATGAAACCATTTTTGCAAGAACCGTTCAGCGAAGGCTGGAAGTCGGTTTACGAACTGACGCCGATGGGCGTATTCCAGAAGTTATAA
- a CDS encoding PfkB family carbohydrate kinase — translation MNCYDTFIIGHLSRDEILYQGTTENLLGGAVLYAAYAAMAGGNKTGLLTKIARGSEELLQEFSVPATDVHWLYSQDDTAIRNEFLSDDRERRLCTALSIADPFLSEDIPAVDSAVYHLAGLIAGDFPEELIDVLAGRGKLAVDMQGFLRHAENGVMVFKDWQNKQQCLSKITYLKVDAAEAEIMTGLTDRREAARQLHAWGAGEVMVTHNTEALIYDGSEFYTVPLRSRNLSGRTGRGDSCFSAYITERQRQAIPEALLYAAALVSLKMETPGPFRGSRYDVEAYIDQVYRDAC, via the coding sequence TTGAATTGCTATGATACCTTTATCATCGGCCATCTTTCTCGCGATGAGATTCTTTACCAGGGAACAACGGAGAATTTACTGGGCGGCGCTGTTCTTTACGCTGCATATGCTGCCATGGCAGGCGGGAATAAGACCGGTTTGCTGACTAAGATCGCCCGGGGCAGCGAAGAACTTCTGCAGGAATTCAGCGTCCCTGCCACTGATGTTCACTGGCTCTATTCGCAGGATGACACTGCTATTCGTAATGAATTTTTATCTGATGACCGGGAACGGCGGCTTTGCACTGCGCTCTCGATTGCTGACCCATTTTTATCTGAGGATATTCCTGCTGTCGACAGCGCTGTGTATCACTTAGCCGGGCTGATCGCCGGCGATTTCCCGGAAGAACTCATCGACGTGCTCGCTGGCCGGGGTAAGCTAGCGGTCGATATGCAGGGATTTCTGCGGCATGCCGAAAACGGCGTGATGGTGTTCAAAGATTGGCAAAATAAACAACAGTGCCTCTCAAAGATAACCTATCTCAAAGTCGATGCAGCGGAAGCCGAAATTATGACCGGACTAACAGACCGGCGAGAAGCTGCCCGGCAGCTCCACGCATGGGGTGCGGGCGAGGTGATGGTGACTCACAACACTGAGGCGTTGATATACGACGGCAGTGAGTTCTATACGGTTCCGCTGAGGTCACGCAATCTCAGTGGTCGGACCGGGCGTGGCGACTCCTGCTTCAGCGCCTATATCACCGAACGACAGCGCCAAGCGATTCCCGAGGCGCTTTTGTACGCTGCAGCATTAGTATCGCTGAAAATGGAGACTCCTGGCCCATTCCGCGGCTCGCGATACGATGTGGAGGCTTATATTGATCAGGTCTACCGGGACGCTTGTTGA
- a CDS encoding heavy metal translocating P-type ATPase produces the protein MTERVLQQSVFQINGLDCADCAAQLEQQIAALAGVVKVSLNFGAGKLTVEHDGATDAIIHAVEGHGYQLSAPGLALPSRLRWRHDRRAQLTAVSAVCFLAAVVADWLNAVSAPWYALSMLAGGWFTARVGFASLRSGQFDANLLMVVAVVGAVAIGEWSEGAMVVFLFAVGNLLQSYTVDRTRRSIRAMMNLTPPEATVRRQGIEVVLPIEQVQVDDVVVVRPGERLPVDGMVLEGESALNQAPITGESLPVEKRSGDIVYAGSVNGYGMLVLTVVRKAADSTLARIIHLVEEAQSQKAPIQQFIDRFARIYTPLVMFGALLFAAVPPLLFNAPFEPWLYKALTLLVISCPCALALSTPVSIVSAIGAASRRGVLIKGGAYLEEMGRIRAVAFDKTGTLTTGQLAVTDVVAFDGAGERDILALAAAIEQGSEHPIAKAVLVKAEELPFPAAGDFAIIPGQGAKATISEQTLYAGNYRLFHEADNFSEASVIGESLAAAGKTIVYIGSATRVFGLIAVADTVRENSKAAVVALKQAGVAHIAMLTGDNAGAAASVASSLGLDASMSGLLPEEKVAVVGKLVDQYQHVAMVGDGINDAPALSAASIGISMGAAGSDAALEAADMALMADDLDGIAYAIRLGRRTLTIIRQNVWFAVGIKLVFVLLTLFGLSNLWMAVFADTGAAILVTLNSMRLMRE, from the coding sequence ATGACTGAAAGAGTATTGCAGCAATCCGTGTTTCAGATCAACGGTCTTGATTGTGCCGACTGTGCCGCGCAGCTTGAACAGCAAATAGCCGCCTTGGCTGGCGTAGTAAAAGTATCACTTAATTTTGGCGCTGGTAAACTGACTGTCGAGCATGACGGGGCTACTGATGCAATTATTCACGCAGTTGAAGGCCATGGCTACCAGTTATCGGCTCCTGGTCTGGCCTTGCCCAGCCGGTTGCGATGGCGTCATGACCGCCGTGCCCAATTGACGGCAGTGTCTGCCGTGTGCTTTTTGGCGGCAGTCGTGGCTGATTGGCTGAACGCAGTGTCTGCTCCGTGGTATGCATTGAGCATGCTGGCTGGCGGCTGGTTTACCGCCCGAGTGGGCTTTGCTTCACTTCGCAGTGGTCAGTTTGACGCTAATCTGCTAATGGTGGTCGCAGTGGTTGGTGCGGTGGCGATTGGTGAATGGAGCGAGGGCGCGATGGTTGTCTTTCTGTTCGCTGTCGGCAATCTGCTGCAGAGCTATACTGTAGATCGCACCCGCCGCTCTATCCGGGCGATGATGAATCTGACGCCGCCAGAGGCGACAGTACGGCGGCAAGGCATCGAAGTGGTTTTACCGATCGAGCAAGTTCAGGTTGATGATGTTGTCGTGGTTCGTCCAGGCGAACGGCTGCCGGTTGATGGTATGGTTCTTGAAGGAGAATCGGCTCTCAATCAGGCGCCAATTACCGGCGAGTCGCTGCCAGTTGAGAAGCGCAGCGGCGACATCGTCTACGCCGGCTCGGTCAACGGCTATGGGATGTTGGTTCTGACTGTTGTTCGTAAAGCTGCTGATTCGACGCTAGCCCGCATCATTCATTTAGTAGAAGAAGCGCAATCGCAGAAAGCGCCAATTCAGCAATTTATCGATCGATTTGCCCGCATCTATACGCCACTGGTTATGTTTGGGGCGTTACTATTCGCCGCCGTGCCGCCGCTGTTGTTTAATGCTCCGTTTGAGCCTTGGCTGTATAAGGCGCTAACGCTGTTAGTCATTTCTTGTCCTTGTGCATTGGCGCTTTCCACTCCGGTTTCGATTGTATCTGCCATTGGAGCGGCCTCACGCCGAGGTGTGTTGATTAAAGGCGGCGCCTATCTGGAAGAAATGGGCCGAATTCGCGCAGTCGCTTTTGATAAAACGGGAACACTGACCACCGGGCAACTAGCGGTAACTGATGTTGTCGCCTTTGATGGGGCTGGTGAGAGAGATATACTGGCGCTAGCTGCTGCGATTGAGCAAGGATCAGAACATCCAATTGCCAAGGCGGTCCTAGTTAAAGCAGAGGAGTTGCCGTTTCCAGCGGCAGGTGATTTTGCCATCATCCCCGGTCAGGGGGCCAAAGCAACGATTTCTGAGCAAACGCTATATGCCGGTAATTATCGGCTGTTTCATGAAGCCGATAACTTTAGCGAGGCATCTGTGATTGGCGAGTCATTGGCAGCAGCTGGAAAAACCATCGTCTATATTGGTTCGGCGACGCGAGTGTTTGGCTTGATTGCTGTCGCTGATACGGTGCGGGAGAATAGCAAAGCAGCTGTTGTCGCACTTAAACAGGCCGGAGTCGCACATATTGCCATGCTGACAGGGGACAATGCCGGAGCGGCGGCTAGTGTGGCGTCTAGTCTGGGATTGGATGCGTCGATGAGTGGTTTGCTGCCAGAGGAGAAAGTAGCGGTAGTTGGGAAGTTAGTCGATCAGTATCAGCATGTAGCGATGGTTGGTGATGGCATCAATGATGCACCAGCACTATCGGCGGCGTCGATTGGCATCTCGATGGGCGCGGCAGGGTCTGATGCAGCTTTGGAAGCAGCTGATATGGCATTGATGGCTGACGACCTAGACGGTATCGCCTATGCGATTCGGTTAGGCAGGCGTACCCTGACCATCATCAGGCAAAATGTCTGGTTTGCCGTTGGCATTAAACTAGTATTTGTGCTGCTTACTCTATTTGGCTTATCGAATCTTTGGATGGCAGTTTTTGCAGACACAGGGGCAGCTATACTGGTGACGCTAAATAGTATGAGGCTGATGCGAGAATAA
- a CDS encoding TRAP transporter substrate-binding protein: protein MNNKKVLALGLSALMLGSVLAGCGKSDSKPEAKAEAPKYTFRLAETHPADYPTTLGDKKFADLVAERSNGRIKINVFHSAQLGEEKSVIEQVQMGSIEFTRVSSSPLAEFNKAFGVFSLPYIFDSEAHEWKFLESDYAKQMLTNLEKSKFIGLAYYDSGSRSFYTKNKVTGPADLKGMKIRVQQNKINMDLIQALGASATPMPYGEVFSGLQTGVIDGAENNAPSYLTANHFQAVKYYVLDAHQRVPEVLMASKATWDKLSAEDRKLIQQAATDSIKFQREAWNKFDKEALDKLKTQGVTVTEVKDVKPWQAAVKPVIDKYNADFKTELEAIAKARN, encoded by the coding sequence ATGAACAACAAAAAAGTGTTGGCTCTAGGTCTGTCCGCGCTCATGCTAGGTAGTGTACTAGCCGGCTGTGGCAAAAGCGATTCAAAGCCCGAAGCGAAAGCAGAAGCTCCCAAGTACACCTTCCGTTTGGCTGAAACCCACCCTGCCGACTATCCCACTACTCTTGGCGATAAGAAATTCGCTGATTTGGTAGCTGAGCGCTCCAACGGCCGCATCAAAATCAACGTATTCCATTCCGCACAGCTTGGCGAGGAAAAATCAGTTATTGAGCAAGTCCAGATGGGGTCAATCGAGTTTACTCGTGTCAGCTCTTCGCCGCTTGCCGAGTTCAACAAAGCGTTTGGTGTGTTCTCCCTGCCGTATATTTTTGACAGCGAAGCTCATGAATGGAAATTCCTCGAAAGCGATTATGCCAAACAGATGCTGACAAATCTAGAAAAATCGAAATTTATCGGTCTAGCTTACTATGATTCCGGTTCACGAAGCTTCTACACCAAAAACAAAGTTACTGGCCCAGCTGACCTCAAAGGCATGAAGATTCGCGTGCAACAGAACAAGATTAATATGGACCTGATCCAGGCTCTTGGCGCGAGCGCTACTCCGATGCCTTATGGCGAAGTATTTAGTGGTCTGCAAACCGGCGTTATCGACGGCGCAGAGAACAATGCTCCGAGCTATCTGACTGCCAACCACTTCCAAGCGGTTAAATACTATGTCCTCGACGCTCACCAACGTGTTCCCGAAGTGCTAATGGCTTCGAAAGCAACTTGGGATAAACTGTCTGCTGAAGACCGCAAGCTGATTCAACAAGCTGCTACAGATTCCATCAAGTTCCAACGCGAAGCGTGGAACAAGTTTGATAAAGAAGCTCTCGATAAACTGAAAACCCAAGGCGTTACTGTCACTGAAGTAAAAGACGTGAAACCTTGGCAAGCGGCTGTAAAACCTGTTATTGACAAGTACAATGCTGACTTTAAAACCGAACTGGAAGCAATTGCAAAAGCCCGCAACTAA
- a CDS encoding ABC transporter substrate-binding protein: MTKTRRVFITLATLMLFCAGLLAGCGSSQPAAEKTAQSKNLTIYTALNENEIGTYVKAFEAKTGIKVSFVRLSAGEIITRLRAEKNNPKSTIVFGGPSDTFIVMAKDGLLEPYASPAAAAAPEQYKDKQGYWSPIYIGILGFGTNSKLAEQKGIKPPESWDDLLKPEFKGLVSIAHPGASGTSYTVLASLVQMWGEDNAFAYLKKLNLNIRNYEKSGAAPAQKAGLGEALVGICFSHDILIPINEGYPLKLTFPRDGTGYEIGGMAMVKNGPKDEVENGKKFIDFFAGKEGQETYETAKTFRLPVNTEAKAPKGAVKLTDIKTIRYDNVWAGENRGRLVEKFNKEIMARPQ, from the coding sequence ATGACAAAGACGAGAAGAGTATTTATCACACTGGCGACGCTGATGCTATTCTGCGCCGGGCTGTTGGCAGGTTGCGGCAGTTCTCAGCCTGCGGCGGAAAAGACGGCTCAGAGCAAAAATCTAACGATTTATACTGCCCTCAATGAAAACGAAATCGGCACCTATGTCAAAGCGTTTGAAGCGAAAACAGGTATCAAGGTGAGCTTTGTCAGGTTGTCGGCAGGGGAGATCATCACTCGGCTAAGAGCGGAAAAAAACAATCCCAAGTCAACCATCGTATTTGGCGGCCCGTCAGACACCTTCATCGTGATGGCTAAGGATGGTTTGCTTGAGCCGTACGCCAGCCCAGCGGCTGCAGCCGCGCCCGAACAGTATAAAGATAAACAGGGCTATTGGTCGCCGATTTATATTGGCATTCTCGGCTTTGGTACCAATAGCAAACTGGCTGAACAAAAAGGCATCAAACCGCCTGAGTCCTGGGATGATTTGCTGAAACCGGAGTTCAAGGGACTGGTTTCGATTGCTCATCCGGGAGCATCCGGCACTTCGTACACGGTACTCGCTTCACTGGTGCAGATGTGGGGTGAAGACAATGCTTTTGCCTATCTGAAAAAACTCAATCTTAATATCCGTAACTATGAGAAATCGGGCGCCGCTCCAGCGCAGAAAGCTGGTTTGGGAGAAGCGCTGGTTGGAATTTGCTTCTCACATGATATCCTCATTCCGATTAATGAGGGGTATCCTCTCAAACTGACCTTCCCGCGCGATGGGACCGGCTATGAAATTGGTGGTATGGCTATGGTGAAGAATGGCCCAAAGGATGAAGTCGAAAACGGCAAGAAATTTATTGATTTCTTTGCTGGCAAGGAAGGTCAGGAGACCTATGAGACAGCAAAAACCTTCCGCCTGCCTGTCAATACCGAGGCAAAAGCTCCTAAAGGTGCTGTGAAGCTGACTGATATCAAGACTATTCGCTATGATAATGTCTGGGCTGGTGAGAATCGCGGTCGGCTTGTCGAAAAATTTAATAAGGAGATCATGGCGAGACCGCAATAA